The Pyrus communis chromosome 2, drPyrComm1.1, whole genome shotgun sequence genome includes a window with the following:
- the LOC137727035 gene encoding TMV resistance protein N-like: MASSSSSVAAPVDADDTKKYDVFISFRGDDTRRTFTSHLLAALLEKKITTYIDDKLKRGDEIAPALLEAIEESQLSVIIFSKDYASSTWCLDELVHILECMEKHGQLVIPIFYDAIPSDVRKQRGSYALDLLEQRFENSIDKVHKWRVALTNAANISGFYSKNYGTDADLVKEVVKDIWTKLCRESSCNLKGYVGIEGRIKKIESLLSIHSPDACITVGIWGMGGIGKTTLAEIVFHKLSSTFEASCFVKNVRENSEKADGLDHLEKTLLKEILKEEGLSIGLTSVQKRLSRTKVFIVLDDVSSSMQVERLAGDRLLYGTGSRIIITSRDRGTLRQAVEEDNIYEVKVLKLDDALQLFCSRAFKNNSIRRTNYKELAEKVVHYARGVPLALAVLGSLFFNCKTKEDWDDEFNKLKRFSSGDIQKVLRISYDRLEKNEKEIFLDIACFYKGQRLCEVKRSLDARGFYARAGVRILIDMSLISIESYKECQPIEMEDIFFLDMFHIEMHDSLQEMGRTIVQEQGINDPGKRSRLFTSEDVYRVLKSNTETPNVEAINVNWSMIEEGALIHADFKKMSNLIMLRSFGEMTAYLDLPDSLRYLEWPHYPLESLPSNFCLENLVELHMPSSKAKKLWKEDQRLVNLKVIDLHCSTNLTGVPNLSRSLKIVKINLSYCSSLVEVPLYFQHLDNLTHLDLGLCTSLKYLPEVTGNIQYLDLHGTGIKVLPESVWSNENISYLNISRCKDLEKLPSNRCKMKVSGCFYLDGCTSLGEFSELPKDITTLSLVHCKRLVSLPNDICKLKYLGRLDLNDCSRFSKFLEILTPMEHLVSLSLGRTAVEMLPSSIENLVGLQTLDLSGCKHLKDVPDGLVCSTSLQKLNLSGTKVRSIPASIKQASQLSELFLVGCKQLQSLPELPVQCIVEAQGCTSLKTVSSTRTALTQGWVQHDRFCKCFINCPKLDNNARSNIMEEAQIRIMREATSAPSKDTPWHQINVVCPGKEIPNWFSYQSEGSSVNIKLRPDWFQTGLFGFALSAVVSGVSEQHCYLTVNANFMGGRLFTSKIYIRSSCQNHVYVWNEAFRSEEVEQDCSPDFFKLAIANEASVVFRLVGLKTFASASRMKVESCGICCLYAEDAEKFKFDHVFMSREPKVEEETRQDDDSKGGRSSDESEDDSKGGRSSDEPEARGSSDMAEASYFPSDCWSNEHGSEAGGTY; encoded by the exons ATGGCGTCTTCTTCTTCATCCGTTGCTGCTCCTGTTGATGCTGATGATACAAAAAAGTACGACGTGTTTATTAGTTTCAGAGGTGATGACACCCGCCGTACCTTTACCAGCCACCTTCTCGCTGCCTTACTCGAGAAAAAAATCACAACCTATATTGATGACAAGCTTAAGAGAGGAGATGAAATCGCACCTGCCCTTCTCGAAGCAATCGAGGAATCACAGCTTTCGGTGATCATTTTCTCGAAAGACTATGCTTCTTCCACTTGGTGTTTGGATGAGCTTGTGCATATCCTAGAATGCATGGAAAAACATGGCCAGTTGGTTATACCCATTTTTTACGACGCCATTCCATCGGATGTACGAAAACAACGGGGAAGTTATGCACTTGATCTACTTGAACAACGTTTTGAGAACAGTATCGACAAGGTGCACAAGTGGAGGGTTGCTTTGACGAATGCAGCTAACATATCTGGcttttattcaaaaaattatGG GACGGATGCCGACTTAGTTAAGGAAGTTGTAAAGGATATTTGGACCAAATTGTGTCGTGAATCATCCTGCAATTTAAAGGGCTATGTTGGAATTGAAGGCCGCATCAAGAAGATCGAATCGCTATTAAGCATTCATTCACCGGACGCTTGCATCACTGTAGGTATTTGGGGCATGGGTGGTATTGGCAAGACCACCCTTGCTGAAATTGTATTTCACAAACTCTCTTCTACATTCGAAGCTTCTTGTTTTGTTAAGAATGTTAGGGAAAACTCAGAAAAAGCAGATGGACTAGATCACTTGGAAAAAACACTTCTTAAGGAGATATTGAAGGAAGAAGGTCTATCTATAGGATTAACTAGTGTTCAAAAAAGGCTCAGCCGCACAAAggtcttcattgttcttgatgatgtgagTAGTTCAATGCAAGTGGAACGTTTAGCTGGCGATCGTCTCCTGTATGGCACTGGAAGTAGAATCATTATAACAAGTAGAGATAGGGGCACACTTAGGCAAGCTGTTGAAGAGGACAATATCTACGAGGTTAAGGTATTAAAATTGGATGACGCTCTTCAGCTCTTCTGTTCGCGTGCTTTCAAGAATAACAGTATTCGTAGAACAAATTATAAGGAGTTGGCAGAAAAGGTCGTGCATTATGCTAGAGGCGTTCCTTTAGCTCTTGCAGTTCTGGGGTCCTTGTTCTTCAATTGCAAAACCAAAGAAGACTGGGATGATGaattcaacaaattgaaacgATTTTCCAGTGGAGATATCCAGAAAGTGTTGAGAATAAGTTATGATAGATTGgaaaaaaatgagaaggagatatTTCTGGATATAGCATGTTTTTATAAAGGGCAGCGTCTGTGTGAGGTAAAACGAAGTTTAGATGCTCGCGGATTCTATGCGAGAGCCGGAGTTAGAATTCTCATTGATATGTCTCTCAtatcaattgaatcatataaggAATGTCAACCCATAGAGATGGAGGATATATTTTTCTTAGATATGTTTCACATAGAGATGCACGATTCGCTACAAGAAATGGGAAGGACAATTGTTCAAGAACAAGGTATTAACGATCCTGGTAAACGGAGTCGGTTGTTCACTAGTGAGGATGTCTATCGTGTATTGAAGAGTAACACA GAGACTCCAAATGTTGAAGCCATAAACGTTAATTGGTCCATGATTGAGGAGGGAGCATTGATACATGCAGACTTCAAAAAGATGTCTAACCTAATAATGCTAAGATCGTTTGGCGAAATGACTGCTTATCTAGACCTTCCCGATTCTCTTCGTTATCTTGAGTGGCCTCATTATCCACTGGAATCTTTGCcgtcaaatttttgtttggaaaatctaGTTGAGCTTCATATGCCTAGTAGCAAAGCTAAGAAGCTTTGGAAAGAAGACCag AGACTTGTGAACTTAAAAGTTATCGATCTGCATTGCTCTACAAATCTAACTGGAGTTCCAAATCTCTCTAGGAGTCTAAAAATTGTGAAGATAAATCTCTCGTACTGTTCAAGTTTGGTTGAAGTTCCATTGTATTTTCAACATCTTGACAATCTTACTCATCTTGATCTTGGATTGTGCACGAGTCTCAAGTATCTTCCAGAGGTGACAGGAAATATTCAATACTTAGATTTACACGGCACTGGTATAAAGGTGTTGCCTGAATCAGTTTGGTCTAACGAAAATATTTCATACTTGAATATAAGTCGTTGTAAAGACCTTGAGAAACTTCCAAGCAACAGGTGTAAAATGAAAGTTTCTGGTTGTTTTTATCTAGATGGCTGCACATCCCTTGGCGAGTTTTCTGAGCTTCCCAAGGATATAACCACATTATCATTGGTTCATTGCAAGAGACTTGTGAGTCTACCGAACGacatttgtaagttgaaatatCTTGGGAGACTTGATCTCAATGATTGCTCTAGATTTTCCAAATTCCTTGAAATCTTGACGCCAATGGAACATTTGGTGTCTCTTAGTTTGGGAAGGACAGCTGTCGAAATGCTTCCTTCGTCTATTGAAAATCTAGTTGGGCTTCAAACTTTAGACCTTAGTGGCTGCAAGCACCTTAAGGATGTCCCTGATGGTCTCGTTTGCTCAACCTCATTGCAGAAATTAAATCTGAGTGGAACCAAGGTTAGGAGCATACCTGCAAGCATCAAACAAGCTTCTCAGTTGTCTGAACTCTTCTTAGTCGGCTGCAAGCAGCTTCAATCTTTACCAGAGCTCCCAGTGCAATGTATTGTTGAAGCTCAAGGCTGCACGTCGCTGAAGACAGTGTCAAGTACAAGGACAGCACTCACACAAGGTTGGGTTCAACATGATCGTTTTTGCAAATGTTTTATTAATTGCCCAAAATTGGATAATAATGCAAGGAGCAACATAATGGAAGAAGCACAAATTAGAATTATGCGAGAGGCAACTAGTGCTCCATCAAAGGACACTCCTTGGCATCAAATTAATGTTGTATGTCCGGGAAAAGAAATTCCAAATTGGTTCAGCTATCAAAGTGAGGGATCTTCAGTGAACATCAAGCTTCGTCCAGATTGGTTTCAAACAGGTTTATTTGGTTTCGCTCTGTCTGCTGTTGTTTCTGGGGTTTCAGAGCAGCATTGTTACTTGACTGTAAATGCTAATTTCATGGGTGGCAGACTGTTCACTTCTAAAATCTATATCAGAAGCAGCTGCCAGAATCACGTGTATGTGTGGAATGAGGCCTTTAGAAGTGAAGAGGTAGAACAAGATTGCTCCCCTGATTTTTTTAAACTTGCTATTGCTAATGAGGCCTCTGTTGTCTTCCGCCTGGTGGGATTAAAAACATTTGCTTCTGCTTCCCGTATGAAGGTGGAAAGCTGTGGTATATGCTGCTTGTATGCCGAAGATGCtgagaaattcaaatttgatcatGTCTTCATGTCGAGGGAACCAAaagtagaagaagaaacaaGACAAGATGACGATTCCAAAGGTGGGCGATCAAGTGATGAGTCTGAAGATGATTCCAAAGGTGGGCGATCAAGTGATGAGCCTGAAGCCAGAGGATCAAGTGATATGGCTGAAGCGAGTTATTTTCCTAGTGATTGTTGGAGTAATGAACATGGGTCTGAAGCCGGTGGAACTTATTag